From Flavipsychrobacter sp., a single genomic window includes:
- the gltX gene encoding glutamate--tRNA ligase, with amino-acid sequence MTNEVRVRFAPSPTGGLHLGGVRTVLYNYLFAKHNNGKFILRIEDTDQTRFVEGAEDYIFNCLDWCGLTPDESVRHGGDYGPYKQSERKEIYRPYAEQLIAEGNAYYAFDTPEELEAMRNKLRSKENPNPQYDRHTRMQMRNSLSLPKEEVNELIKNGTPHVVRIKVPENETVRFTDMIRGDIAHDTNVVDDKVILKGDGMPTYHLAVVVDDYLMKITHAFRGEEWLPSAPIHILLWKYLGWEDAMPKWAHLPLILKPDGNGKLSKRDGERLGFPVFAMNWGSKEKGDFSEGFKEKGFLPEAFVNILAVLGWNDGTEQELFSMEELIEKFSTDRIHKGGAKFDYEKAKWYNQQYILKSDNHILAQLVKPYFVEQGITVDEDYLTKVVALVKERCHLLTDFWQQAHFFFKNPETVDVETIKSKWSDDHTNFFNSWLAQIDNIKQWDAGSIEENFSEMATSLNIKKGSLMLPLRIMLVGGKYGPGVFEIAEYIGLEATKGRIEATISNL; translated from the coding sequence ATGACTAACGAAGTAAGAGTAAGATTTGCGCCTAGCCCAACCGGAGGCCTACACTTAGGCGGTGTACGTACCGTTCTATACAATTACCTTTTTGCTAAACACAATAATGGCAAATTCATATTACGTATTGAAGATACCGACCAAACCAGGTTTGTAGAAGGTGCCGAAGATTATATTTTCAATTGTTTGGACTGGTGTGGTCTAACTCCCGATGAAAGTGTAAGACATGGCGGAGATTACGGCCCTTATAAGCAGAGTGAAAGAAAAGAGATATACAGACCATATGCTGAGCAGCTTATAGCAGAGGGGAATGCATATTATGCTTTTGACACGCCAGAAGAGCTTGAGGCTATGCGCAACAAGCTACGCAGTAAAGAAAATCCAAACCCTCAATACGATAGACATACTCGCATGCAAATGCGTAACTCACTTTCTTTACCAAAAGAGGAAGTAAATGAACTAATAAAAAATGGCACACCTCATGTCGTTCGTATAAAAGTTCCGGAGAACGAAACCGTACGTTTTACCGATATGATTCGTGGAGACATAGCTCATGATACTAATGTGGTAGATGATAAAGTAATTCTGAAGGGTGATGGCATGCCTACTTATCACCTAGCCGTTGTTGTAGATGATTACTTAATGAAAATAACGCACGCTTTTAGGGGAGAAGAATGGCTGCCAAGTGCTCCAATACATATCCTTTTATGGAAATACTTAGGCTGGGAAGATGCTATGCCTAAATGGGCGCATTTACCATTGATCTTAAAACCCGATGGTAATGGCAAGTTAAGTAAAAGAGATGGTGAAAGACTAGGATTCCCTGTGTTTGCTATGAACTGGGGCAGCAAGGAAAAGGGGGACTTTTCTGAAGGTTTTAAAGAGAAAGGGTTTTTACCGGAAGCTTTTGTGAATATACTAGCAGTGTTGGGTTGGAACGATGGGACAGAACAAGAGCTTTTCTCTATGGAAGAACTTATAGAGAAATTCAGTACAGACCGTATTCATAAAGGCGGTGCTAAATTTGACTATGAAAAAGCCAAATGGTATAACCAACAATATATATTAAAGTCAGACAATCATATATTGGCTCAACTGGTAAAGCCTTACTTTGTAGAGCAAGGTATAACGGTAGATGAGGACTATCTAACAAAAGTAGTAGCATTGGTAAAAGAACGCTGCCACTTGTTGACCGACTTTTGGCAACAAGCCCATTTCTTCTTCAAAAATCCGGAAACAGTTGACGTAGAAACTATTAAGAGCAAATGGAGTGATGATCACACCAACTTTTTTAATAGCTGGCTAGCGCAAATAGACAATATAAAACAGTGGGATGCTGGTAGTATTGAAGAGAACTTTAGTGAAATGGCTACATCCTTGAATATTAAGAAAGGCAGTTTAATGCTACCATTACGTATAATGCTAGTAGGAGGTAAATATGGACCTGGTGTATTTGAGATAGCTGAATATATTGGCCTAGAGGCTACAAAAGGTAGAATAGAGGCTACTATAAGCAATTTATAA
- a CDS encoding aminotransferase class IV produces MRYVNVNGQIVKETSAKVPYNNRAFRFGYGVFETMLFRGGVIQLKEYHWKRLFGAVEQLELIMPEIMDANWLEAEIKKTVKKNKLEKLCRVRLQIYAGQGGLYDGHNAWTEFVIVVTPEKEQITELNETGVRLSIAEGLQKSNDSLANLKSCSALIYSIAARQADKKGFDDALICNISGNIIESTIANIFWIKGDTIYTPPLSEGCIAGVMRQYLLEQLPMAGINIKEEPLTRAQLKAADGIFLTNAIRKIKWVSTIDDMTFKKDKVKALHDKIFTQ; encoded by the coding sequence TTGAGATATGTCAATGTAAATGGGCAGATAGTAAAAGAGACTTCTGCTAAAGTTCCTTATAACAACCGTGCTTTCAGGTTTGGCTATGGTGTGTTTGAAACTATGCTTTTCAGAGGTGGTGTTATCCAGCTTAAAGAATACCATTGGAAAAGACTATTTGGTGCCGTAGAGCAGCTAGAGCTTATTATGCCGGAAATAATGGATGCTAACTGGCTGGAAGCAGAGATAAAAAAGACCGTAAAGAAAAATAAACTAGAAAAGCTCTGTAGAGTACGCCTGCAAATATATGCCGGGCAAGGAGGCTTATACGATGGCCATAATGCTTGGACAGAGTTTGTAATAGTGGTTACACCTGAAAAGGAGCAGATAACAGAACTCAACGAAACAGGTGTAAGATTATCAATAGCTGAAGGATTGCAAAAAAGTAATGACTCTCTTGCCAATCTTAAATCTTGTAGCGCCCTCATTTATTCTATAGCAGCAAGACAAGCCGACAAAAAAGGATTTGACGATGCTCTTATTTGCAATATCAGTGGAAACATTATTGAATCTACAATAGCTAACATCTTTTGGATCAAAGGAGATACTATTTATACACCACCACTTAGCGAAGGCTGTATTGCAGGTGTTATGCGACAATACTTGCTCGAGCAACTTCCAATGGCTGGTATCAACATAAAAGAAGAGCCGCTTACAAGAGCACAACTTAAAGCTGCGGACGGTATCTTTCTTACCAATGCTATACGCAAAATAAAATGGGTAAGTACTATTGATGATATGACCTTTAAGAAGGACAAAGTAAAGGCGCTGCACGACAAAATTTTCACTCAATAA
- a CDS encoding UDP-3-O-(3-hydroxymyristoyl)glucosamine N-acyltransferase: MIFEQPVSVQWIADFIGAKLIGNTANTATGINEIHKVTHGDVSFVDFEKYFNACLTSAATIIIINKEVDCPEGKTLLIHDDPFSAYVKIVTHFRPFEQANKMISDTAQIGEGTILQPNVFVGNHVTIGKNCIIHPNVTIYDHSVIGDNVIIHAGTIIGADAFYFKRRKERNVQYDKMESCGRVIIHSDVEIGAGCTIDKGVSGDTIIGQGTKFDNHIHIGHGAVIGKNCLFAAQVGVGGKAIIEDEVILWGQVGVSKDLTIGKGAIVYAQSGVPQSIEGGKNYFGSPVDEARTKMRELNFTKRLPEIWEKLMALTK, encoded by the coding sequence ATGATTTTCGAACAACCTGTTTCGGTACAATGGATCGCTGACTTTATCGGTGCTAAGCTTATAGGCAATACGGCAAATACGGCTACAGGCATTAACGAGATACATAAAGTTACTCATGGAGATGTATCTTTCGTAGACTTTGAAAAATATTTTAATGCATGTTTAACTTCTGCAGCTACAATTATAATAATAAATAAAGAAGTAGACTGCCCTGAGGGTAAAACTTTACTTATTCATGACGACCCTTTTAGCGCCTATGTCAAAATAGTGACGCATTTCAGGCCTTTTGAGCAGGCTAACAAAATGATAAGCGATACAGCACAAATAGGAGAAGGAACCATTTTGCAGCCCAATGTGTTTGTAGGTAATCATGTTACAATTGGTAAAAACTGTATTATTCATCCAAATGTGACTATATATGACCATAGTGTGATAGGCGATAACGTTATCATACATGCAGGTACTATTATTGGAGCGGATGCTTTTTATTTTAAACGTAGAAAAGAACGTAATGTGCAGTATGACAAAATGGAAAGTTGTGGTAGAGTGATCATACATAGTGACGTAGAAATAGGAGCAGGCTGCACTATAGATAAGGGAGTGAGTGGAGATACTATTATAGGACAGGGTACAAAGTTTGATAATCATATACATATTGGGCATGGCGCTGTGATAGGCAAAAACTGTCTATTTGCAGCACAGGTAGGTGTAGGAGGTAAGGCAATAATAGAAGATGAAGTGATACTATGGGGACAAGTAGGTGTAAGTAAGGACCTAACTATAGGTAAGGGAGCTATAGTATATGCGCAAAGTGGTGTTCCGCAGAGTATAGAGGGGGGTAAAAACTATTTTGGTAGTCCGGTAGATGAAGCCAGAACTAAGATGAGAGAACTCAACTTCACTAAGAGATTACCTGAAATATGGGAAAAGCTGATGGCCTTGACTAAGTAG
- a CDS encoding GNAT family protein, whose translation MVSILIDENILLRSYELDDAAMLFKAVDASRSHLRKWLSWVDSTTKPEHSIQFLQQYISHQNKQEALALGIFHKREIIGGIGMHAWDHTLKKAQIGYWISKEYEGKGIISACLLRFVDFLFNKVGLNKIEIQFIPQNERSAKVADRLGCKLEGVIRDGTIVNGRFEDLVITGLLKKEWKKLPENPKKEFKAT comes from the coding sequence ATGGTGTCTATACTGATAGACGAAAATATATTATTACGCTCCTATGAACTGGATGATGCAGCTATGCTATTTAAAGCCGTAGATGCCTCACGTAGTCATTTACGCAAATGGCTGTCATGGGTAGATAGCACTACAAAGCCTGAACATTCCATTCAGTTCTTGCAACAATATATCAGTCACCAAAACAAGCAGGAAGCATTAGCGCTAGGTATCTTTCATAAACGTGAGATAATAGGCGGTATAGGTATGCACGCTTGGGATCATACCCTCAAAAAAGCACAAATAGGTTATTGGATCAGTAAAGAATATGAAGGGAAGGGCATTATATCAGCATGCCTACTTAGGTTTGTCGATTTCCTTTTCAATAAAGTAGGGCTGAATAAAATCGAGATCCAGTTTATACCGCAAAACGAACGTAGTGCAAAAGTAGCCGACAGGCTTGGTTGCAAGCTAGAAGGCGTAATACGTGACGGCACCATTGTAAATGGCAGATTTGAAGACCTTGTAATTACAGGCCTACTCAAAAAAGAATGGAAAAAACTCCCTGAAAATCCAAAGAAAGAATTTAAAGCTACTTAG
- the purH gene encoding bifunctional phosphoribosylaminoimidazolecarboxamide formyltransferase/IMP cyclohydrolase: MNRTIKSALVSVFYKDGLEPIVRKLHELGVTLYSTGGTQSFIEGLDIPCVAVESVTSYPSILGGRVKTLHPKVFGGILARRDNTQDQEHINEYEIPLFDLVIVDLYPFEETVKNTSEEATIIEKIDIGGVSLIRAAGKNYKDVNIISSRNQYDYLLNLLNEKSGETSIEDRRKMAAEAFTECAHYDVAIADYFNQTEENVAAYQLSINNKNSLRYGENPHQNAAFYGAIDELFDQLNGKELSYNNLVDVDAACGIIAEFAKPTFAVIKHTNVCGIAERDNVSDAWDAALAGDSESAFGGVLATNQTINKEVAEKINELFFEILIAPAYDTDALEILKSKKNRILLLQKEQHVPKREFKRILNGVLAQDSDSTNYAEWTNAADRAATEQENEDLLFANIACKHLKSNAIALVKGKQLIGKGCGQTSRIDALRQAIEKAKQFGFSLEGAVMASDAFFPFDDCARMAHEAGITAIVQPGGSIRDKDTIQYCKDHNMALVMTKTRHFKH, encoded by the coding sequence CTATACTCTACAGGAGGCACTCAATCTTTTATAGAAGGCCTTGATATACCATGTGTTGCAGTAGAAAGTGTTACCAGCTACCCTTCTATTCTTGGAGGTCGTGTAAAAACGTTACACCCAAAAGTTTTTGGTGGCATTTTGGCTCGTAGAGACAATACGCAAGACCAAGAACATATTAATGAGTACGAAATTCCTCTATTCGATCTAGTGATCGTAGATCTTTATCCTTTTGAGGAAACAGTGAAAAACACAAGTGAAGAAGCAACTATCATTGAAAAGATAGATATAGGCGGTGTATCTCTGATACGTGCTGCAGGTAAAAACTATAAGGACGTTAATATCATTTCTTCTCGCAACCAGTATGATTACTTACTAAACCTACTCAATGAGAAGAGCGGTGAGACAAGTATAGAAGACCGTAGAAAAATGGCAGCTGAGGCATTCACTGAATGTGCGCATTATGACGTAGCCATTGCAGACTACTTCAACCAAACGGAAGAAAACGTTGCGGCATACCAACTTTCCATCAACAACAAAAACTCTTTAAGATACGGCGAGAACCCTCATCAAAATGCAGCCTTCTATGGTGCTATCGATGAGTTGTTTGACCAATTAAACGGTAAGGAGCTATCCTACAACAATCTTGTAGACGTAGATGCTGCCTGTGGCATTATAGCAGAATTTGCTAAGCCTACTTTTGCCGTTATCAAACACACAAACGTTTGCGGTATAGCAGAGCGTGATAACGTGTCAGATGCATGGGATGCTGCTTTAGCAGGCGATTCAGAAAGTGCATTTGGCGGCGTACTAGCTACCAACCAAACTATCAACAAAGAAGTAGCAGAAAAGATAAACGAGCTTTTCTTCGAAATTCTTATTGCACCAGCTTATGATACTGATGCTTTAGAGATACTAAAGAGCAAGAAAAATCGCATTCTACTCCTACAAAAAGAGCAGCACGTTCCTAAACGTGAATTCAAACGTATACTTAACGGTGTATTAGCTCAAGATAGCGATAGCACTAACTATGCAGAGTGGACAAACGCTGCTGACAGAGCTGCTACAGAACAAGAAAATGAAGACCTGCTATTTGCCAACATAGCTTGCAAGCACTTAAAATCAAATGCTATTGCATTAGTAAAAGGCAAGCAATTAATAGGTAAAGGCTGTGGCCAAACTAGTCGTATAGATGCACTAAGACAAGCAATAGAGAAAGCGAAGCAATTTGGCTTCTCACTTGAAGGGGCTGTTATGGCTTCTGATGCATTCTTCCCATTCGACGACTGTGCCCGCATGGCACATGAAGCAGGTATTACAGCAATTGTACAGCCAGGTGGTTCTATCAGAGATAAAGACACCATACAATACTGTAAAGACCACAATATGGCATTAGTAATGACGAAAACACGTCATTTTAAACACTAA